The genomic segment aaattatatgcGAGTGAATATAACAGAGTGTTTGACTCGAATAGTGATTTTGTAAATAGGTACATGATATTCAGGAATAATTTCATCGAAATAAAAACTCATAACGCAAGTAAGTGTTtgtgtattatttgtttagaTACATGctttatataatttacttatttttattaaaaataaatgttgtAGGATcatgtatatttatattttgtcTGTTCAGTTTATATATGTTCAATATATGCTTATTTTATATTCGACATATTtctgtattaattttaattaaatctTATTATACTTGTGTTAAACACTAAGAATGTGAGATGTGTGGGGATTTTATACTGTAaagaatttataaatattgtaaattaaataatacaatttgaattagtttattttaataaatttggatattcCGCATatgtttgtaaattttttttaatgttctaatttttaattttcattGTGATACTTGTAATTCAGACCCAAAAAAAACGTACACTAAGGGAATCAATGTATTTTCTGATCGAAGTGATTCggaaattaataatatcctGAGTATCAACTTCGCAGACGTTGCTCCTAATCTTCGCTCACTTGAGGAAATAAGTACACCGAGAGAATTTTTGAAGGAAAAAGTAGGTGTAACGGTTGTCGATGTTAAGGAACGATTTGATTGGAGAGACCAAGACGTTATCTCACCTGTTAGGGCCCAACAAGGTTGCGGTTCTTGCTGGGCCATAGCAGCAGCTGGTGCCATTGATGCAGTTTATaacataaaaaataaaggttcaaaaatgataacTTCACCACAACATCTTATGAACTGCGTAAGTGATGAATTTACTTGCCAAACTGGCGGTGTAGTTAGGATGGCAATTGAATACGCCCAAGTTAAGGGTGGCGTTTGTGTCGAGTCCGATGTACCATATGTTGCTGAAAAACAAAAGTGTGAAACTAAGGCATGTAAACAATTAGTCACCATCAGTAAATACTTCAAAGTGCCAGCCAATAAAATGCAGAGTGTGCTTAAGGATAAAGGGCCCATAGCAGCTGCCATGGCAATAACTAAGGATTTTTTGCAATATGAAAGTGGAGTGTACAATGGTAGTTGTAATAAAGTTTTGAATCATGCAATGTTAATTACTGGATATGGTTATGATGACAGTGTGAATAGTAGGTATTggatttttaaaaattcttGGGGATCGAATTGGGGCAAAGATGGTTATGTATACGTTTCCAGGGATACCGAACATAAAGATAGTTTCTGCCAAATTAACTTGGCACCTTATGTCGCTGTAATGTagttataattacaatactcttatataaattttaatctttcaatttgatatatattacaagTCCAAAATTTTAGTTTAAACTTGACAAATATTATGTACTTTAGATAAACCCAATTTGTTGTGTAAATGAAAAATCTAATTCATACATCTTTAACTTGCcatttatataatctacattaatgatttatattgggtatttgttttataaatattatcttGATGGTACAATTACGGTTTATAactattaatattaatattatattatctgtaaattattcttatattatgatatataaatttatgttaaattggttaaataGTTTAAGTTATAGTATTCTATGCGTTTAAAGAttagttattatttatattagttttctattaataattaaggTGGGAAATAgcattaattaattatgaataCTGGAATTAGTATTTTAAGCATATCTACGCATTTTAAAACATCTGTCAAATATAATcgtattatttttttagtTAAGCAAgcaataatcaaaattttcctATATTACATCAGATAAGGTAGGATTAATAGTTTATATCTAAAATTCACTATATAATGATGCATTCATCGCCTATACACAAACATTAATCAATGAagtaaattgattaattcaATATACATCAGGAATATCAATATAGAATCggtttaataaatatggaTTAGGGTTTAATTAACACATGATAAGGTAAATCATTTACGGGTGGAGTTAGTAAAGGGGATACGATAATATGCTTGAAATTTTAAGAGTTAGCATTTAAGGTTTATTTGCATACATGTGTGTATTACTACaactaatatatttatacttgtttaattttcacatttatttcaatttttatttgttcaAGTCTAACCTTTCTAATAGAACCTGGATAACTGACTTGTGGATTTACCACcttaattgttataaaattCAAGCAAATAATGACAGAATACGCACCCTGTGAGTTATATCCGTggaaaataaatattgtcTACATATTgacataaaaatatatatattaactaTTGGATTCCGTAAGGTTTGTGTGTAAAAcatttttcattatcatATTACACCAATAATTAGGGATTCAAAATACTGTATACtaatttcatttgaatTAGtatctaatatatatttatattagaAGACTTAATTTGTGAATTGTCCCCTACGGTAACCCATAGACCACAAGCTTTGACAGGTATACTCACTGACCCCATCGGTGGTAATAGCTGAGATGGGAATCTGTCTATTGTACCGGGCGGTATACATGTCAATTGGATCCAAATATCACAAGTGTTATAGGAATTTTATGGCACTCAATAAACTTACTGTCATCACTCATCACAATTTACACTCTAACATCAGGAATCTGCACAGTTCAGCGGCACTGAGAATCAAAGACCCTTACAGCGTACTCGGAATACCAAGAACTGCCTCAGTCATGGAAATAAAGAAGAAATTTAGAGAATTggctaaaaaatatcacccAGATCTAAATTCTTCCCCTGACGCCAAACAGAAAATGGCCGAAATAACATCGTAAGCcaatcactaatttagtGCTTATGATATACTATCAGATCCACAAAAAAAGAAGTTCTATGATCAAACTGGTGTTGCCAGTGATGATGTTGGTGGACATGGTGCCAATAGTGGATTTGACACCTCTGGCTTCGATGCTGCCTCAGGATTTGGCTTTGGAGATTCATCGTTCATGTTTAGCGATTTTGCAGAAATGTTCTCAAGAATGGCATCTGGTGATACTAGTAGTTCGTTTTCAGGCGCCACCCGTGGTGATGATATACAGACAGAAATTACACTCAAATTCATGGAAGCGATACGTGGTTGTAGCAAGGTATATAGCTAGTGTCATCTAGTGTATAAGAATCCCAGCAAAAATTGCATGCGATGATTGTAATGGACTAGGAAGACAGCCTGGTACAGGAGTTAGTAcctgtaaaatttgtaatgGAACAGGTATCGTTAATGACAAGTTAGGTGTTCAAAGGATGGAGAGGGGGCCAATCATTATAGGCGTCCCATGTCGTAGTTGCAGTGGGAGTGGACAGATTGTAACCCATCCATGTCGTGCTTGTGGTGGAACTGGTGAAAGGGCACAAACTAAATCAGTACAGGTGGATGTGCCTCCGGGTAATTTGAATCTAACGCAGGCGTGAGACAAGGGATGCAGATGAGAATACCAAACCAGGGTCATGTGGGTAGGCGTGGAGGCAAACCTGGccatttatttttgaatataaacaTCGAACCTCATAGCCACTTCCGCTGGATCGATGATAATATACACGTGGATGTGCCAATAACACTAAAACAATGTTTGTTGGGAGGTACGATTAGCGTTCCAACCCTGGATGGGGTTGTGGAGatgcaaattttaccaagTTCCCAGCCAAACAGTGTGAAGACGCTCAAAGGTAGGGGCCCTCCAAAAATGGATTCCAACACCAATGGGAATTTACTCGTCCACCTTCAACTACAGTTGCCTGTGAATATGAGCGAGAAGCAGAAACAATTGATCATCGagtttgacaatttgtGTGAGGAAAGTGGCACTTGTGATGAGAGAGCATGGAAGAATAGTAAGAAGAAATCGTTCTTTTCTTTCTGACTATTGAAAACACTATGATGCTATATATGCGGACTGTTTAATgtagtaaaaattgtggTTATTGTAAGCTTAATCCATAAAATGCTGCGATCGCAAGGgattttttcaatatttaattgtattatagTGATAATTCAAGGTGTTTTTGAAATATCGAGCAACTTATTGCATTAGGCTCTAATTGTGTAGATGAAAATCCCTAATTGGTATTATACCATTGGTGTTGCAAAGTTAACTAGCTTTTAATCCAGTTAAAAATGTGAAATATATCAGAGGTTAGTATTTTTATGATGATAATTGAGTTTTTTCGTAATTTTTAGGgaacatatattttattaataacatttaaAAAGCTCTCACTGGATTCCATGAAATTATGTGATTGATTTGGGAGTTtactattaaatataacattaataaGATATATTTGCAATTATAGATTATGTTTTTGTCTATTAATTGAAACTAAGTATATATGTGGGTTAATAATGTGTGAGTTAGATGACAAGAAATTTGTAGATTTATAAATTCACGAACGAttagaaataaatttaaaatgttagTATGTGCAAATATGAAGAActtattgataaattttaatattttacttaATTAAAGTTTTTTCTTAGTGAACATTGGGTGTGTCAGGTGAAATGGTTTTGCCGCGCAACTTGACTCTGGGCTtttttaatacaatttcGGAACGGATAAAAACAGACGGGGAAGCATTTCTTGGTCAAACACACCATTTGGATCCGCCAGCGAATTTATTATGTGTCAGTCAATCTGATTTGCCACAAAATCGTATACTGTAATAACAACCAATAACGCAGATTAGAAGTCCTTGATGGATCTGTACCTGTACAATATAAACATGTCTGCGTAATGCTTGTCCATAAAACTTCCGCTGAAACATTCGCCTTCAGGGGAAAAGTCTTCAGTTTTGACAAATATAAACTGGTGGCTACTAAGTAAaacaacatttatttaggataaGGTACCTTATCGTAGTATCTAACGTCAGCATATTGGACGGAGATTACAGCATTATAGTTGATAAGGTTAAGGAAGGCTTGACTTTTCATCCAGTAATCACAGTAGTTGATTTAGTCCCTGACGATACAACAGGCCAACGAGAAATCATCAGTCCATACGCCTATAGGAAAACCTGAATCCAATATATACCAAAAGCCACAAAACTTGCCTAATGATATCAATCAATCACACCAACAAGATCAAGtgaataatcaatatatacaacGCCAAAATAATGAAACACAGAACTATCTTGGAGATACTTTTAAAAATCCATCGGCAAATGTTGAATGTGATACAGGCGTATGTAGGCAAGCTAAAATTCCAAAGAACGACACTTTAGGACCAATTCAACGCAAAAATTATGGGTATATTAACACCAACATAgaatttataacaatatatcgGAACTGAGTTTATACACACCAAAATGGACGATCTTGGCTAGAATTATGTTAAAAAGTGACATTAGGAAATTTAATACACCACGTGGTGAATCACAATTGTTCTCGTTGGATCTTTGTGACTCTACTGTAAAAAATGCATAATATAGTCGGAAATCAAAGCTACACTGTTTGGTGATGCAGTAAATAAGTggtttgaattttttgagGAGGGAAAGGTCTATTCCATTAGCAAAGGACAAATTAGGGCGGCAAATAAAAAGTTCAACCACCTAAATCATCCATGTGAGATTATTTTGGATGAACATGCAATTGTACAGAATGTGGACGATGATAACAGCATCCCATCTAGTGTGTGAGTGAACGATCGTtttgtgtatatttgatttaaattGTGAGGGTGTTTTGTTCAAATCATAATTCCccataattatttatatattaccaataattaaaattaaatgatatataaatcattctTTCCATTTCTGATCATATAGGTTCAGTTTCACAAAATTGTCCAACATAGATATTCTAGATCAAGGATCGCTGATTGATGTTATAGGTGTTGTTTGTCAACACAAGAATATACAAAGCTTGCAAAAGAAGGTGATTAATAGTGGTAATTTAGAGCTTAGGAGGTGTGATTGAAAAAAGGGATATCAAAATTGTGGACGATTCTGGTAGCTCAATTTGGGTCACTTTGTGGCATGATAAGGCGACAAGTCTTACTGATTCACTGTTAGACACCAACCCGATCATAGCATTAAAAAGTATTACTCAGATCACCTAGATGCTAAGATAACTGATTGGCAAATGAGAAAATTGGATGTACAAAGTTCGACGAAGGTTGTGATAAATCCACAGCATCCACAAACAGATCTACTGTGTAAATGGTGGATTGAGGTAACACAGTTTTTGACTAAGAATGGAAAAACGACAATATTCAATAGTGTGAGTATCGGCGGACTTGAAGAGGAGGTTGAATccattgattatttaacGAAGCAAGCAACTCAGATTGGCCAAGATGCAAATAGCCAAAGCAAAACTTTCAATGTAAGGGGGGTGATAGAAATTCTTAAAGAAAACATCTACTCTTGGCCGTAAGAATGcattcatatttattttgtattatttacatttgtGTGTTATGTATtgtttatcaaataattgtataactCTTCTTTATGCAGCGCATGTCCTGGATGTCGTAAGAAAATGTTGCAGGAACAACCGGAAAGTCCAATTTGGAGATGTACTAGATGTAATATGGAAGGGTCTCCTAACCATACCTACATGCTTAATTTCAAAATCGTTGACACCACGCAAACCTCAATTTGGGCCTCTGCTATGGGGAATGTTGGAGAAGTAATTAATAAGTTATTCATTTAGGAAATTATGGGTGGGGTAAAAGCGGAGGAATTACTAGCTATTGCAAGTAGTGAATTTAACGGGAAGAATCTGTCTAATTATTTTGAGGATGCCAGACTCACAGTAAGtattgtttttattatcaataataatatgtctAGTGTGTTTATAAGTATCTATCTATCGCTGTTGAATATACCTAGATATAGCtgttgtatataattatctTTCCTGATATATACACAGTAGTGGAAGAtgtgtaatttttgtttgatttaaaattttcgataaatttaatatgtaataaaCTCTTACATAGGAGCACATATTCAAAGTACGTGTGCAAATGGACTCTTTCCTTGGTGAATTTCGGATAAAGTATCGTGTGGTGAAGGTAATTCCACTGGAAAAGGTGTTGGACCAGGAGATTGCAGATAGATTGGCCAAAATTAACGCTTTGCTTTCTAAATAATCTATATTTTAAACCACAATGTACGTTTATTTTGTAGCAGTATTTTTCTACTTTTTGCTATTATTATTCACATCCAGATATTTACGTCATTTGGTTTATGCTTATACGCGCAATAtgtgaattaattaattaattaatagtaTTGGTTATCAATAGTAAAGTCACAAGTGTTGTTCGTACTCATTTCGATCTCgaataatcattaattgGTAATTATGGTATATACTTGATGAATTGTGAGTGGAATCCATATGCAGACATGctattattgtatatattattggtGTATGGTGTATATTATTCACCCTTAGTTATGTGATCAGCACCACTTTACCACTCTTACCATTAGCATCGGTTGATTAAACTCAACTTGACACAATAGATTTAAGCTcctataatataattatattgagTGTGTAGAGTGTTATGTCAAAATACTTGAAGGCCTATTTACAGGTGCTTCGATTAAATAAGAGGAAGAGCGGTCTGCCGGTGAatctgaaatttttaaatttccCCCGAGAGAATTTGGTGCCAAAGCCACTAAGGGAGAATAATAGGGTTAGGAAGATAGATTTGGCAGAATGTTTTTGTCTAAGTGTGGGTGATTTGGTGCAAGTTTTACATGGACAAGACATGGGTAAGCAAGGAGTGGTGCTTGAGATAAATCGGAGAAAGAATACTGTTGTCGTGGATGGATGTAATATGAGACAAGTCTTTTGGCATCCAAAATATGGCGAAGTAGGGATTCCGTCGTTATATACACAAGAAGTACCAATTCACATTACAAATGTGGCCCTGGTTGATCCTGTACTAAagtaattttcaatttattatatagaaaACCTACAGTTGTTAAGAAGCGTCACATGATGGACGGCCAGATAGTTAGAATTTCCAAGATTAGCGgtaaatacatatattcaACTAATAAAAAAGTTTTAAATGAACCTTTTTAAATACCTTTGCTaagttattttttatatcattacACGACAGTTTCACATCATTATATtagtgttatttatatgcaATGATTTAGGATGTGCTATACCAGAACCAATAGACGCAAAATTGTTGAAAAGACCCAGGCATTTCAATGattttttacacaaaaaaattaatccACCTATGAAAGTATCAGttgttacaaaatttagGAAATTTATGCACAAAAGGATCCAGTCAGTTTTGCAATACTTGAATCACTAgctaatgaaataattgcAAGACAATCAGACAAAATAACAGCCGCCAGTGATAACAACATTATTAATAGCACTAGCGTTGTTAGTAATGATTAGATTTTATACGTTCGATATCAATATAACTGTGCCATTGAAACTTCAAATTGACATCgataattgtacaataacACATTTTGTGCATCAACATACCACAAACACAACTATTAGTGCCCGCATGTTAGCCTAAATGGCTGTATCATGTTAATTTTGTCTGTTACCCAAAAGCTTAATCCCTGTTACCATGAACAGGCACTGCCATATAGCTAACCCCATCCTGGGCAGAACTCCCTGATACAACCCGATGATTCCGTGTGTTTTTAACACATcagtaattattttaaacgCTTTTAGTCGTTTTCCGTCAATTACGCTGCCTTGCATTTTGATTCTAATCAAATCAACAGGGTGGTTCCAGGCAGATAATGCACCTCCCTAAATAAATCGTGTGATATACCATTATACCAGAAGCTATCTCTTGTTTGTACTCTAGTGGGCTCCCATTGTTTGCATTTCTAAACTTTGACCTAAAGTACTCGGTAAATCCCTGTCTCGAAGCCCAATTGGTAGCTTGTCTAGTAACCACTGCCCAGTACCCAATGTACAAACCCTAAATCAATATAGAAAGTTACAGTAAATCCTCTAACCTTTAGTACTGTACGAAAAGTTTTGAGATAGCCTTGGTCTCTATTAGATACCCTAGCGGTGACCATGAAAGTGCAGGGTCCTGTTATAATGGCCTGGGCCATGCCTAAGTAACAATTCAGCTATAGAAACGTAATACTGTGTAAAAGGGggttgaaatttttaaaaaatggtCATATAATCGCATTTTTATCCTAATAAATTGCGAAATATAGTAGAATACCTACCGCCAGTAGTCCCAGAGATGAATCCAGCGAATGTGGAATCATAATCACGCgataacaaaaaattattaacacATTCCTATATAATACACATTTTGACCTTTGTAGACACTAGTACAGCTCCTTTGGTACATgcatcaaataatttagctGACAAACCGTCCCAGAATCTAGTAACAccattattgtatattgatCTGAAGGATTGAATAGTGttcaaatttggatttCTAGTTGAGCTTGGCGATTACCTAACCATGTATGTTTTCCAAACTTCTAGGGGCATGCCAAGAGTAGATGTTTCTAGCATGTGAAGGGTAGCACCCTGGGCCATGAATAGCCCTATCCCGGATATACCCTCCATCACTATTTCTAGTGTAATATCGCATCAATGCAGCTGCTATTAAACCATACAATCACTAAcacatattattacaaaCTATTGTCAATGTTTGAgaataattattagtgAGGTTCTTCTCAGTTATTTGTTTGGAATTCCACTCACAATTTCTGAGTGTAATTTTATACGTGACAATGTTATGTCTAGCGATTTGTTGTGAAATCCGtggatatatatatatatatgtttttgagtagatatttttgaacaaattaattttttcccTCCTCCCTCCCTTTTTCCTCCCTcataattcaatatattcaccctttattatttatgtcTTATTATTGGTAATATTAAACGCTATATTACGATTCAATATTTTAGGTtggatttttatcaatCTACAATTGCCATATGTAATCATAAATAGAGACATTCGTCTATTCTGTTtggtaattgtttaaaCTATTAGATTAACCAAATATTTAAGCAACCAGTGATTTTCATCATAGAATTGACAACAACATTAATGCCAAATCACTGATAATCTGACAGTTTGGCTAGCAGTTAACTATTCTGGCTATCATTCATTTATCTAACTCTAGGCTAAGTATACAATCTTTATTGCTGAGATGGATGACGTAATCATCATTTACGCGATAGTAGgatcaatttttgcattggttctaatttttttaatcaAATGCTGTCCAATTTGCTCGATTGTAATTGGAATTTTAGCAACatgtattattttgtttatatacATATCAGACAGTGGATCAAAAAAGGCGGTCGTTGATTTCATAAGGGACTACATATCTAACGTATCAACTTTTTTTTCCAAACAATTTGCCTAATGACTTTTTGAAGGTTTAAgtttttgttatttacacaaaaatGATTGTTGATATGTTATGGggatttttaaaattaaaaaccTTCCATAATACAATGACCAaacatattaaaatatattatctgtaatatgttatttgataataacaatttaatgaaataaaCAACTAAAGGTACTAAAAATActaattcaatttttagtttaacttttgtttaataattacaaaaatgatttagaGATCTGCAAATTCgttgtatattaaaatttcaaactATCTTATAAGattcaattgaaatatttatggaGATGAAATGATTCAAAAAAAATGAGTTATgaattaacaaataaattgttattttagTGAATATCAGAACTAGGTAGGGCAAAGAATTCCAATGCAGAAAGCAGCCCCCCCTGCCAGTACGCCAGTAGCCACCATTGTTAGTGATGACAATAGTGGTTTGTTTCCTACAAAATAGCCCTAAATGTTATAACTCATACCTTGAAATAACCCAACACTGAGAGGGAGGTTATTGACGATAACCCTGTAGTTAGCGATTGTATAGTCTTCAAGTAATCTGTATGTGGAACTAGTATGGACAATGAAAATCCTACTAGTGGTATTATGCCAAAAATCATGAAGCTAAGAAACATAATTAAAGCGCGCTTCACAGGtgatgatttatcatcacCATTGGCAATCAAACCCAATTCCTCAACCATCATGTGCTCTAGGAAGAATCTCTTGTTTTTGAAGGTCAGATTCACCAATGATTTGGCGTCTTCGTCACTAAATCCATAACGTGTGGTGTAAATGTTGTACATTTCATTCTTTTCCTCTTCCGGAAAATACTCAATCTCCCTAAATTAACTACAGTACTACCATGTCTCCCTCTTCATCTCAGAATCAATGTAATCCATTTCGGCCTTATGGCTTGCGAACTGCATAAACCACTAGTTACCTCTCCCAAACCCATGGAGAGGCCATCTGCAAACAGATTGCCTAATCCAATGAATATGATTTTTATAGGATCAATAGAAGCCCCAATGCATCCAGAAATTATGGCAAAAATTGTGACTATACCTAAGTTAATGTGGAATCATACCATCCAGGCCGccaaatacaataatttttaaatattccCCGGATGCGCCCTTGTGATACTCGGAATGATCGAAATTTGACATGTAATAGGTCATGTCTTGACCATTCAGACTCGAAATGTATATGGCGCTGTCTTCCATGGTAcccaattaaattaattttctATGGGCATCTTGTGTGGATAGCATTGTCTCATAAAGAATTCTGCcgtaacaaaattaaaaataatttaaattggtTTTAACTTAGTTTTTATTAAGGCTGAATTATCTATTAATTAGgtatcatttatattgatGTATCCGCAAATTTTAGTTGAATTATTAGCGTTCGTGGAATCTAATAGATgtatatgtgtaaaatgctataatataatttagttgATTACTATGGTTTAgatgtataaatatttgtttttacAATTACTATCTAATTACCAAATGACAGCTCTCTAGATGT from the Babesia microti strain RI chromosome I, complete genome genome contains:
- a CDS encoding Papain family cysteine protease (overlaps_old_locusTagID:BBM_I02825), with product MARGLSSNASVNLENGTSNNRGDIYTSNSTQTLAPDALTNQQNQRYSVVGQILQFLSPVRNFIFAFYGIALFAFLIIVITVIVIIVKTTKKMDAEFDSLNNIAIQRMAKIENDMHEIIVSDFPNGGLHNTKYISEDTISYNLETRGTINADNTLGSKDISIQSNEINNKILNQLEEKISKFSKDYSLKSRVSTSKIIMLSEIGGILNEVVKIDKDFDPIDEANIIVNFKLYASEYNRVFDSNSDFVNRYMIFRNNFIEIKTHNANPKKTYTKGINVFSDRSDSEINNILSINFADVAPNLRSLEEISTPREFLKEKVGVTVVDVKERFDWRDQDVISPVRAQQGCGSCWAIAAAGAIDAVYNIKNKGSKMITSPQHLMNCVSDEFTCQTGGVVRMAIEYAQVKGGVCVESDVPYVAEKQKCETKACKQLVTISKYFKVPANKMQSVLKDKGPIAAAMAITKDFLQYESGVYNGSCNKVLNHAMLITGYGYDDSVNSRYWIFKNSWGSNWGKDGYVYVSRDTEHKDSFCQINLAPYVAVM
- a CDS encoding molecular chaperone DnaJ (overlaps_old_locusTagID:BBM_I02830), with amino-acid sequence MGICLLYRAVYMSIGSKYHKCYRNFMALNKLTVITHHNLHSNIRNLHSSAALRIKDPYSVLGIPRTASVMEIKKKFRELAKKYHPDLNSSPDAKQKMAEITSAYDILSDPQKKKFYDQTGVASDDVGGHGANSGFDTSGFDAASGFGFGDSSFMFSDFAEMFSRMASGDTSSSFSGATRGDDIQTEITLKFMEAIRGCSKCIRIPAKIACDDCNGLGRQPGTGVSTCKICNGTGVQRMERGPIIIGVPCRSCSGSGQIVTHPCRACGGTGERAQTKSVQVDVPPGVRQGMQMRIPNQGHVGRRGGKPGHLFLNINIEPHSHFRWIDDNIHVDVPITLKQCLLGGTISVPTLDGVVEMQILPSSQPNSVKTLKGRGPPKMDSNTNGNLLVHLQLQLPVNMSEKQKQLIIEFDNLCEESGTCDERAWKNSKKKSFFSF
- a CDS encoding replication factor A1 (overlaps_old_locusTagID:BBM_I02835), whose amino-acid sequence is MVLPRNLTLGFFNTISERIKTDGEAFLGQTHHLDPPANLLCVSQSDLPQNRILLEVLDGSVPVQYKHVCVMLVHKTSAETFAFRGKVFSFDKYKLVATKIRYLIVVSNVSILDGDYSIIVDKVKEGLTFHPSLTIQQANEKSSVHTPIGKPESNIYQKPQNLPNDINQSHQQDQVNNQYIQRQNNETQNYLGDTFKNPSANVECDTGVCRQAKIPKNDTLGPIQRKNYGIYNNISELSLYTPKWTILARIMLKSDIRKFNTPRGESQLFSLDLCDSTSEIKATLFGDAVNKWFEFFEEGKVYSISKGQIRAANKKFNHLNHPCEIILDEHAIVQNVDDDNSIPSSVFSFTKLSNIDILDQGSLIDVIGVVCQHKNIQSLQKKSLGGVIEKRDIKIVDDSGSSIWVTLWHDKATSLTDSLLDTNPIIALKNAKITDWQMRKLDVQSSTKVVINPQHPQTDLLCKWWIENGKTTIFNSVSIGGLEEEVESIDYLTKQATQIGQDANSQSKTFNVRGVIEILKENIYSWPACPGCRKKMLQEQPESPIWRCTRCNMEGSPNHTYMLNFKIVDTTQTSIWASAMGNVGEEIMGGVKAEELLAIASSEFNGKNLSNYFEDARLTEHIFKVRVQMDSFLGEFRIKYRVVKVIPLEKVLDQEIADRLAKINALLSK
- a CDS encoding Probable 39S ribosomal protein L24 mitochondrial (overlaps_old_locusTagID:BBM_I02840;~overlaps_old_locusTagID:BBM_I02845); the encoded protein is MSKYLKAYLQVLRLNKRKSGLPVNLKFLNFPRENLVPKPLRENNRVRKIDLAECFCLSVGDLVQVLHGQDMGKQGVVLEINRRKNTVVVDGCNMRQVFWHPKYGEVGIPSLYTQEVPIHITNVALVDPVLKKPTVVKKRHMMDGQIVRISKISGCAIPEPIDAKLLKRPRHFNDFLHKKINPPMKEIYAQKDPVSFAILESLANEIIARQSDKITAASDNNIINSTSVVSND
- a CDS encoding Mitochondrial DNA replication protein YHM2 (overlaps_old_locusTagID:BBM_I02845), with amino-acid sequence MEGISGIGLFMAQGATLHMLETSTLGMPLEVWKTYMVRNPNLNTIQSFRSIYNNGVTRFWDGLSAKLFDACTKGAVLVSTKECVNNFLLSRDYDSTFAGFISGTTGGMAQAIITGPCTFMVTARVSNRDQGYLKTFRTVLKVRGFTGLYIGYWAVVTRQATNWASRQGFTEYFRSKFRNANNGSPLEYKQEIASGIMGGALSAWNHPVDLIRIKMQGSVIDGKRLKAFKIITDVLKTHGIIGLYQGVLPRMGLAIWQCLFMVTGIKLLGNRQN
- a CDS encoding VIT family (overlaps_old_locusTagID:BBM_I02850) encodes the protein MEDSAIYISSLNGQDMTYYMSNFDHSEYHKGASGEYLKIIVFGGLDGIVTIFAIISGCIGASIDPIKIIFIGLGNLFADGLSMGLGEFASHKAEMDYIDSEMKRETWEIEYFPEEEKNEMYNIYTTRYGFSDEDAKSLVNLTFKNKRFFLEHMMVEELGLIANGDDKSSPVKRALIMFLSFMIFGIIPLVGFSLSILVPHTDYLKTIQSLTTGLSSITSLSVLGYFKGYFVGNKPLLSSLTMVATGVLAGGAAFCIGILCPT